In a genomic window of Babylonia areolata isolate BAREFJ2019XMU chromosome 3, ASM4173473v1, whole genome shotgun sequence:
- the LOC143279905 gene encoding ras-related protein Rab-23-like has protein sequence MGRLREEEVEVAVKVVVVGNGAVGKSSMIQRYCKGIFTRDYKKTIGVDFLERQIEVKGEDVRLMLWDTAGQEEFDAITKAYYRGAQACVLVFSTIDRESFEAIEIWKHKVEEEVGEIAMVIVQNKIDLIDHAVVTPEEAEYLAKKLRLRFYRTSVKENLNVDEVFRYLAEKYQDQMDREMDQLASAGRQRIGHGLVQGAGDSRSGRHQEDSVINLQPSKRRTQGKKSLFASKCVVL, from the exons atggggaggctgcgtgaggaggaggtggaggtggcggtgaaggtggtggtggtggggaacggCGCCGTGGGCAAGTCCTCGATGATCCAGCGTTACTGCAAGGGCATCTTCACCAGGGACTACAAGAAGACCATCGGCGTCGACTTCCTCGAGAGACAGATCGA AGTGAAAGGTGAAGATGTCCGACTGATGCTGTGGGACACGGCAGGCCAGGAGGAGTTCGATGCCATCACCAAGGCCTATTACAGAG GTGCCCAGGCGTGTGTTCTCGTGTTCTCCACCATTGACAGAGAGTCCTTTGAGGCTATAGAGATTTGGAaacacaag gtggaggaggaggtgggtgagatCGCCATGGTGATAGTGCAGAACAAGATCGACCTGATTGACCACGCTGTGGTCACACC GGAGGAAGCGGAGTACCTGGCGAAGAAACTACGACTGAGGTTCTACAGAACATCTGTCAAAGAGAATTTGAATGTGgatgaag tgttcCGGTACCTAGCGGAGAAGTACCAGGaccagatggacagagagatggaccaGTTGGCTTCTGCTGGACGTCAGCGCATCGGTCatg GGTTGGTTCAGGGTGCAGGGGACTCCAGGTCGGGGCGACACCAGGAGGACAGCGTCATCAACCTGCAGCCCAGCAAACGCCGGACACAGGGCAAGAAATCCTTGTTTGCCTCCAAGTGTGTCGTCTTATAG